A genomic segment from Bradyrhizobium sp. ISRA430 encodes:
- a CDS encoding 2-aminoethylphosphonate--pyruvate transaminase: MAFAPKLLTVEVDAHRRGSLLGWAFSRSIDDYNLRRNGLTRQRSLLTPGPLSLSLAVRSQMQLDLASRDCEFKEVTARMRRLMLNLLRNAEDYSVVPIQGGGSFAMEAALSSFVSRAHRPLVCINGIYGERILQILRLWGVEAVKLVKRATDPLDPQEIGEHLSRNPGVTHLCFVHCETTTGIVNPLDAIVEEARRRGVKTIIDGMSSFGALNIDLSQRGPDVLVTSSNKCIEGPPGVAFVIASRELLENAVQEPRSFVLDVRDQWRSLERTGEWRSTPPTHIVQATTKALEILHEEGIDARRCRYEKVRDDLVKELEGVASPLLSTELQSPVCVAFSAPPGIVDQAGFDGLYRHLAAHNLYVYSKLHIPTRSFRVGCIGEIKSSWIEQLGCAFRTYFRSDQARSAAPMSAQETCGARVKMPARAAGDPQLPFSAETAVLHAGYRRDVVTKAVAVPIYQNTAYELDGDLNHIADVYNVKADGFTYTRIINPTTRALERRYAAVDMGSDSLAVASGQAATFLAIVNLSSGEVGDNVVASPYLYGNTWNLLHNTLKRLGISVRTADPRRPETFERAIDDRTICLFGEVISNPCLIPLPVKQLAEIGRKYGVPLVVDNTTTPLVCRPSDLGAAITTYSATKYICGHGTTLGGLIVDNGEFSYRGASRFPLFNRPDDAHGGIVWHNAVRDVDDLGKSEFLLKARMTWLRDTGAAIAPFASFQLIQGLETLPLRMKQHCANARIVADVLKEHPKVRRVFYPGLFEGADRETVEQTLNAAYGHGAMVMFEVEDEQAGRKFIQNVDLMYHVSNVGDARTLVTHPVSTTHTTVPREKREAAGIFGGSIRLCVGIEDVNDILRDLDKALSAI; encoded by the coding sequence ATGGCGTTTGCCCCGAAGCTGTTGACCGTGGAAGTCGACGCTCACCGCAGGGGCTCCCTGCTGGGCTGGGCGTTCTCCAGATCCATTGACGACTACAACTTGAGGAGGAATGGTTTGACAAGACAGCGCTCTTTGCTGACGCCTGGTCCATTGTCGTTATCGCTGGCGGTCAGGAGCCAGATGCAGCTTGATCTCGCATCGCGCGATTGCGAGTTCAAGGAAGTGACCGCCCGCATGAGGCGGCTAATGCTCAACTTGCTGCGAAATGCTGAGGACTATTCGGTGGTGCCTATTCAGGGAGGCGGCTCCTTTGCAATGGAAGCCGCTCTCTCTTCATTTGTATCCCGAGCCCACAGGCCGCTCGTTTGCATAAACGGCATCTATGGCGAGCGCATTTTACAAATTTTGCGGCTGTGGGGCGTCGAAGCCGTGAAGCTTGTCAAGCGAGCGACCGATCCTTTGGATCCTCAAGAAATTGGCGAGCATCTGAGCCGAAATCCTGGCGTTACGCACCTATGTTTTGTGCATTGTGAGACGACAACCGGAATCGTCAATCCGCTGGACGCGATCGTGGAGGAGGCGAGGCGACGTGGCGTAAAGACCATCATCGATGGGATGAGTTCTTTCGGCGCCCTCAATATCGACCTGAGCCAGCGTGGACCTGACGTCCTGGTCACCTCGAGCAACAAGTGCATAGAAGGGCCGCCGGGAGTAGCGTTTGTCATCGCGTCTCGCGAGCTGCTGGAGAATGCGGTTCAAGAACCGAGGTCGTTTGTGCTCGACGTGAGAGATCAATGGCGTTCGCTCGAGCGCACCGGTGAGTGGCGATCGACCCCTCCCACCCACATCGTTCAGGCAACGACAAAGGCATTGGAGATTCTGCACGAGGAGGGCATTGATGCCAGGCGCTGCAGGTATGAGAAGGTCAGGGACGATCTCGTCAAAGAACTCGAAGGAGTGGCATCTCCGCTGCTGTCCACGGAGTTGCAGTCGCCGGTCTGCGTTGCGTTCAGTGCGCCGCCCGGAATCGTGGACCAGGCAGGATTCGATGGGCTGTATCGCCACTTGGCGGCCCACAACCTTTACGTCTACTCGAAGCTGCATATTCCGACGCGGAGTTTCCGCGTCGGTTGCATTGGGGAAATCAAATCCAGCTGGATCGAGCAGTTGGGCTGCGCTTTTCGTACATATTTCCGGTCCGATCAGGCTCGGTCAGCGGCGCCGATGTCGGCCCAAGAGACATGCGGGGCTCGCGTAAAGATGCCGGCTCGAGCGGCTGGGGACCCGCAGCTGCCGTTTTCCGCCGAGACTGCTGTTCTGCATGCGGGCTATCGACGCGACGTAGTGACGAAAGCCGTCGCAGTGCCGATTTACCAGAATACAGCTTATGAACTCGATGGCGATCTAAATCACATCGCTGACGTCTACAACGTCAAGGCCGATGGGTTCACGTACACGAGGATCATCAATCCGACGACCCGCGCGCTGGAAAGGCGCTACGCCGCCGTCGATATGGGAAGCGACTCGCTCGCCGTTGCGTCAGGTCAAGCGGCGACGTTCCTGGCTATCGTCAACCTGTCAAGTGGCGAAGTGGGGGACAATGTCGTCGCCTCTCCGTATCTATATGGCAATACCTGGAACCTGCTCCACAACACATTAAAGCGTCTTGGGATCAGCGTGAGGACGGCAGATCCTCGAAGGCCCGAGACGTTCGAACGTGCCATTGATGATCGCACGATATGTCTGTTCGGAGAGGTGATTTCGAATCCTTGTCTGATTCCGCTCCCCGTCAAACAGCTGGCCGAGATCGGCCGAAAGTACGGCGTGCCTTTGGTCGTGGACAATACGACGACGCCACTGGTATGCCGGCCGTCAGATCTCGGCGCTGCGATTACGACGTACTCCGCAACGAAATATATATGCGGCCACGGCACGACGCTCGGCGGACTGATCGTTGACAACGGCGAGTTTAGCTACCGGGGAGCCTCTCGCTTTCCCTTGTTCAACCGTCCCGACGATGCGCATGGCGGAATTGTCTGGCATAACGCGGTGCGCGATGTAGACGATCTTGGAAAGAGCGAGTTTCTCCTCAAGGCTCGCATGACCTGGTTGCGCGATACCGGCGCGGCGATCGCCCCGTTTGCGAGCTTTCAACTGATCCAGGGGCTTGAAACGCTGCCCCTTCGCATGAAGCAGCACTGCGCGAATGCCAGGATCGTGGCCGACGTTCTCAAGGAGCATCCTAAAGTGCGCCGTGTCTTCTACCCGGGGCTCTTTGAAGGCGCCGATCGGGAAACCGTCGAACAGACACTCAATGCTGCATACGGACACGGGGCAATGGTCATGTTCGAAGTGGAGGACGAACAAGCCGGGCGCAAGTTCATCCAGAACGTCGACTTGATGTATCACGTTTCGAATGTAGGCGATGCCCGCACGCTCGTGACCCATCCTGTCTCGACGACCCACACCACCGTCCCGCGGGAAAAGCGCGAAGCCGCCGGCATATTTGGCGGATCGATCCGGCTTTGCGTCGGCATCGAAGATGTCAACGACATCCTGCGCGATCTGGACAAGGCGCTTTCCGCAATCTGA
- a CDS encoding glutamine synthetase: protein MPTDARLTGANPARAAMIGVSDFDGVLRGKHVLGEDLSDGDKVIKFSEAVLAWDCSDRLIPASFTQKPLSAFGDADLRILSGTGRSVSHVGDQYLYLAEFTGAHENICPRGVLRRVLRRAADHGYDCTVGFEFEFMLFKENADTIEEKPFGEWAPFTRGPFGYSIARSVAQHQLFDEILALCEKARIPLSGLHFETGPGVVEASLRHCDALEAADRATIFKSMIKAWAQTRGMMATFMAKVSEKWPGQSGHIHISMSSDNQNAFYDSDAFGNVSKLMRQFIAGQLEYMNEFCVLAAPNFNSYKRLVPGCWAPICPSWGVDNRSCAIRAIPGEPSAHRLEYRLPGADLNPYLALASAIGSGILGVETGPALPASIVGDASAEMCRPSARLPQSLSEATSRFAESAAASDVFGERFVEAFSCSRRWEWEAVQHRVTDFERRRYFEII from the coding sequence ATGCCAACTGATGCCAGGTTGACCGGAGCGAATCCAGCCCGCGCGGCGATGATCGGCGTAAGCGACTTCGATGGCGTTCTGCGAGGCAAACACGTCTTAGGTGAAGATCTCTCGGATGGAGATAAAGTTATCAAGTTCTCTGAAGCGGTGCTGGCGTGGGATTGTTCGGACCGGCTCATTCCGGCCAGTTTCACGCAAAAGCCGCTATCAGCGTTCGGAGATGCTGACCTGCGTATTCTGTCAGGCACCGGCCGTTCGGTGTCTCATGTCGGCGATCAATATCTCTACCTCGCGGAGTTCACGGGCGCACATGAGAACATCTGCCCGCGCGGTGTTCTGCGCAGGGTCCTGCGAAGGGCTGCTGACCACGGATACGACTGCACTGTCGGGTTCGAGTTTGAATTTATGCTGTTCAAGGAGAACGCAGACACGATCGAAGAAAAGCCGTTCGGCGAATGGGCTCCTTTTACGCGCGGCCCGTTCGGCTACTCGATTGCGCGCTCTGTCGCGCAACATCAGTTATTCGATGAGATCTTGGCGCTTTGTGAGAAGGCAAGAATACCTCTCAGCGGACTGCACTTTGAAACGGGACCTGGCGTGGTCGAAGCGTCACTTCGTCATTGTGATGCGCTGGAAGCTGCCGATCGAGCAACCATATTCAAGTCGATGATTAAAGCCTGGGCGCAAACGCGAGGCATGATGGCTACATTCATGGCCAAGGTTTCCGAGAAATGGCCCGGCCAGTCTGGCCATATTCACATCTCGATGTCATCGGATAATCAGAATGCATTTTACGACAGTGATGCGTTCGGCAACGTCTCGAAGCTTATGAGGCAATTCATCGCCGGACAACTAGAATACATGAATGAGTTCTGTGTGCTCGCTGCGCCGAACTTCAACAGCTACAAGAGATTGGTGCCTGGCTGCTGGGCACCAATCTGTCCAAGCTGGGGAGTTGACAACCGCTCCTGCGCAATTCGCGCCATTCCGGGAGAGCCATCTGCCCATCGCCTGGAGTATAGGCTGCCTGGCGCAGACCTGAACCCATATCTCGCGCTCGCAAGTGCGATTGGTTCGGGAATATTGGGTGTCGAGACAGGTCCGGCACTGCCGGCTTCGATCGTCGGTGATGCAAGCGCGGAAATGTGTCGGCCGTCCGCGAGACTGCCTCAAAGCCTATCAGAGGCAACTTCTCGGTTTGCAGAGTCTGCAGCGGCAAGTGATGTCTTCGGAGAAAGGTTTGTTGAGGCGTTTTCTTGCTCGCGCCGTTGGGAGTGGGAAGCCGTTCAACATCGGGTCACCGACTTTGAACGTCGGAGATACTTCGAGATCATTTAG
- the rtxC gene encoding dhydrorhizobitoxine desaturase: MNQADAWKLRSSRYEAVQFSREINRQLSELRPDNITGAAYIAKDYAVITACTLATVSVSWWLYPLAVLLIGAYQRGLTTIAHDAAHRTLAKNTTWNYVLGILFASYPLFQRHWAYRISHVYLHHPYLGDPDKDPDLKFFLASGVYDVQPPERYAFNMIWKPIFGGATVAYLKYLWTNRFSITHAEDQSRSGILIDKYGFYLFWISILVGSYAVGLLHIVVLFWIVPYLTTFQVLGWFIELAEHSPMCETETQNVYLTRNRKGNFLERAILGQNLDEYHLEHHLSPGIPFWLLRKAQKIRMQDPNYAKVAATWGGLFAKGPQGQPSVITQLKERNRRLYEQSVAEARTRGLVA; the protein is encoded by the coding sequence ATGAATCAGGCAGACGCTTGGAAATTGAGGTCATCACGCTATGAGGCCGTTCAATTCAGCCGAGAGATCAATAGGCAGCTCTCCGAGCTGAGGCCCGACAACATAACGGGAGCCGCTTATATTGCTAAAGATTACGCTGTCATCACAGCGTGCACGCTCGCGACTGTGTCGGTCTCGTGGTGGCTCTACCCGCTGGCCGTCCTTCTGATTGGTGCCTATCAGCGCGGATTGACAACCATCGCTCATGATGCGGCTCACCGCACGCTCGCCAAGAACACGACCTGGAACTACGTCCTCGGCATTCTGTTCGCTTCCTATCCGTTGTTCCAGCGCCACTGGGCCTACCGGATCTCGCACGTCTATTTACATCATCCCTATCTCGGGGACCCGGACAAGGATCCCGACCTGAAGTTCTTCCTGGCCAGCGGCGTTTACGACGTGCAGCCTCCGGAGCGGTACGCCTTCAACATGATCTGGAAGCCGATCTTCGGCGGCGCGACAGTGGCGTATCTGAAGTATCTTTGGACCAATCGATTTTCGATCACACATGCCGAGGATCAGAGCCGCTCAGGCATACTTATCGACAAGTATGGCTTCTATCTCTTCTGGATCAGCATTCTAGTCGGGTCATATGCTGTTGGGCTGCTCCATATCGTTGTCCTGTTTTGGATCGTGCCCTATCTCACCACGTTTCAGGTCCTCGGCTGGTTTATCGAGCTCGCCGAGCACTCACCTATGTGCGAAACCGAGACGCAGAACGTCTATCTCACCAGGAATCGGAAAGGGAATTTCCTCGAGCGGGCCATCCTCGGACAGAATCTGGATGAGTACCACCTTGAGCATCACCTTTCGCCGGGTATCCCGTTTTGGCTGTTGCGCAAAGCTCAGAAAATCCGAATGCAGGATCCCAACTACGCGAAGGTTGCCGCTACCTGGGGCGGGCTCTTTGCCAAGGGACCTCAAGGTCAACCTAGCGTCATAACTCAGTTGAAAGAGCGAAATCGACGCTTGTACGAGCAGTCCGTTGCCGAGGCTCGCACGCGAGGGCTGGTGGCGTGA
- a CDS encoding ATP-grasp domain-containing protein: MKERNCVIVDAYSTGRYLPEEFKRYGIGTVHVMSAAQIPPIFQSHFNADLYDEVIRPSERMGYDDIVEYHLQALHGRELEFVIAGCETGVELADSLSERLGLPSNGTALSAARRDKARLSCALTSAGVRSIRQVVSDSAVEIASWKREAKFDEIVIKPLNSTGTEDVFFCSTDADIQRALSAIVGKTNRVGALNRFALGQEKINGQQYTVNAVSIDGEAFVTEAWTYDTVPIEGASSVCSLERLLGGSEPIVQELSDYLVRALQALQIVDGPAHAEIIVDHRGPVLVDFGARLQGTMSAKARTMALGHNHMTLTAWRYADPKGFGEYMRLRGPYKRQAHALCVSLISDMGGVVAGHPGLEAIRKLPSFADAIAFVPIGQELVPTIDLASTPGIVYLVNSELTQLEDDYRKLRAMRMDQVFDLVTQDRD; this comes from the coding sequence ATGAAAGAACGGAATTGTGTAATCGTAGACGCATACTCTACCGGCCGTTACCTACCGGAAGAATTCAAGCGCTATGGAATTGGAACGGTGCATGTGATGTCGGCTGCACAGATTCCCCCGATATTCCAATCGCATTTCAATGCGGATCTGTATGATGAAGTCATTCGCCCCAGCGAGCGCATGGGATATGACGACATCGTTGAATATCATCTTCAGGCTCTCCATGGCAGGGAATTGGAGTTCGTTATCGCGGGCTGCGAGACCGGAGTTGAGCTAGCCGATTCTTTGTCGGAGCGGCTGGGCTTACCTTCAAATGGGACCGCGCTATCCGCTGCTCGGCGTGACAAAGCGCGATTGTCTTGCGCGCTGACCTCTGCAGGCGTGCGATCGATCAGACAAGTCGTGTCCGACAGTGCTGTAGAGATCGCGAGCTGGAAGCGTGAAGCGAAGTTCGATGAGATCGTGATCAAGCCTCTGAACAGTACGGGTACCGAGGATGTATTCTTTTGCTCGACAGATGCTGATATTCAGCGGGCTCTCAGCGCAATTGTCGGGAAGACGAACCGTGTCGGAGCGTTGAATCGTTTTGCCCTTGGGCAGGAAAAAATAAACGGCCAGCAATACACCGTAAATGCCGTCTCGATCGACGGGGAAGCCTTCGTTACGGAGGCCTGGACCTATGACACGGTTCCTATTGAGGGGGCATCATCGGTCTGCTCACTTGAGAGATTGTTGGGCGGCAGCGAACCAATCGTTCAGGAACTGTCCGACTACTTGGTGCGTGCGTTGCAGGCGCTTCAGATCGTCGACGGACCAGCTCATGCTGAGATCATCGTCGATCATCGGGGACCGGTTCTGGTGGACTTCGGAGCGAGGCTTCAAGGGACCATGTCGGCAAAAGCACGAACGATGGCGTTGGGGCACAACCATATGACGCTGACGGCCTGGCGCTACGCAGATCCCAAGGGCTTTGGTGAATATATGAGGCTGCGCGGGCCCTACAAGCGGCAGGCTCACGCACTATGCGTCTCGCTGATCTCGGATATGGGCGGTGTCGTTGCCGGTCACCCGGGACTCGAAGCAATCCGCAAGCTCCCGAGCTTCGCGGATGCCATTGCATTCGTTCCGATTGGTCAAGAGCTGGTTCCCACGATCGACTTGGCGTCGACACCAGGCATCGTTTATCTCGTGAATAGCGAGTTGACTCAGCTTGAGGATGACTATCGCAAGTTGCGAGCAATGCGGATGGACCAGGTGTTCGATTTAGTGACGCAGGATCGCGACTAA
- a CDS encoding DMT family transporter translates to MTNRFALGVFFVALYVVVSAAGEVYAASYFQQADVFVALLLSFAVVCLMFNLLARHEGGEATVAKWSLLVFVALNVVTAISWIGLFIGLKYAEPAIVVAFMVALGPTATVWLNALIRRQGAPPASDIVVSVTIATIGSYMIWISASGNAGVEWGARSSFGIVLAIVAGLSLALTNILVKLLFDRGFSSRQVLAHRFYGTILLLLGLVDHSSIVPEISQHGFAIATIGLSTIIVPLLLIQQGIRRVEPFTVNMVLSTAPIITFLFQYFDSRIVPSSHTFIGNVLITAVAVGNIYLQYRRSA, encoded by the coding sequence TTGACGAATCGCTTCGCTCTAGGAGTGTTCTTTGTGGCGCTTTATGTCGTCGTAAGCGCGGCAGGCGAGGTTTATGCGGCGTCGTATTTTCAGCAAGCGGATGTGTTCGTCGCGCTCCTGCTGTCCTTCGCTGTGGTTTGTCTGATGTTCAATCTCCTGGCTCGCCACGAGGGAGGCGAGGCAACGGTCGCGAAATGGTCGCTCCTGGTCTTCGTCGCGCTCAATGTCGTGACAGCAATCAGCTGGATCGGCCTATTTATCGGACTGAAATACGCTGAACCTGCGATCGTCGTCGCCTTCATGGTGGCGCTGGGGCCCACCGCGACGGTGTGGTTAAACGCACTGATCAGGCGCCAGGGTGCCCCTCCAGCATCCGATATTGTCGTAAGCGTTACGATCGCAACGATCGGGAGTTATATGATTTGGATCTCGGCCAGCGGCAACGCGGGCGTGGAGTGGGGGGCTCGATCGTCCTTTGGCATCGTCTTGGCCATCGTGGCCGGCCTATCGCTGGCCCTTACAAATATACTTGTCAAACTGCTGTTCGACCGTGGGTTTTCTAGCCGACAAGTGCTGGCGCATCGCTTTTATGGAACGATTCTCTTGCTGCTGGGACTGGTCGACCATTCATCTATCGTGCCTGAGATCTCGCAGCATGGGTTTGCGATCGCAACAATTGGGCTGTCGACGATCATTGTTCCTTTGCTCTTGATCCAACAGGGCATTCGCCGCGTAGAGCCCTTCACCGTCAACATGGTCCTGTCCACCGCCCCTATCATCACCTTCCTGTTTCAATACTTCGATTCTCGCATCGTGCCTTCGTCACATACGTTCATTGGAAATGTTCTCATTACGGCTGTCGCTGTCGGCAACATCTACTTGCAGTATCGGAGATCCGCATGA
- the tnpB gene encoding IS66 family insertion sequence element accessory protein TnpB (TnpB, as the term is used for proteins encoded by IS66 family insertion elements, is considered an accessory protein, since TnpC, encoded by a neighboring gene, is a DDE family transposase.), which produces MIALRSDLKVVLATQPVDFRKSVHTLSALVSEALRANPYCGDVFVFRSKRMDRVKLLAWDGSGMVLVTKWLHQGHFTWPPIRDGVVHLSATQLAMLLDGLEWTRVSPKPVKQPAVVG; this is translated from the coding sequence GTGATTGCGCTACGCTCTGACCTCAAGGTGGTGCTGGCGACACAGCCGGTCGATTTCCGCAAGTCGGTGCATACGCTGTCGGCACTGGTGAGCGAAGCGCTGCGTGCGAACCCGTATTGTGGCGACGTCTTCGTGTTCCGCAGCAAACGCATGGACAGAGTGAAGCTTCTGGCGTGGGACGGCAGCGGCATGGTGCTGGTGACGAAGTGGTTGCACCAAGGGCACTTCACCTGGCCGCCGATCCGCGACGGCGTGGTGCATCTAAGTGCGACGCAGCTCGCGATGCTGCTCGACGGACTCGAGTGGACGCGCGTCTCTCCCAAGCCTGTGAAGCAGCCGGCCGTTGTCGGCTGA
- a CDS encoding transposase, with protein MANAMLDARQEDDSYRRVEVITGERRRRRWTGEEKARIVAESFGEGANISEVARRNGVSRGLLTVWRRQVAAAVVGKAPNFVPIQIDAESGSGTASEPERISRLQTKPLEIAAPPAKVCGVVEIEVNGARIRVEPGVELATLSTVLAALRGVR; from the coding sequence ATGGCAAATGCCATGCTTGATGCCAGGCAGGAAGATGACTCCTATCGTCGCGTCGAGGTGATCACTGGGGAGCGCCGACGGCGTCGGTGGACGGGCGAGGAGAAGGCCCGGATCGTGGCGGAGAGCTTTGGGGAGGGTGCGAACATCTCCGAGGTTGCGCGGCGCAATGGCGTTTCGCGCGGGCTGCTTACGGTGTGGCGACGCCAAGTTGCGGCGGCGGTGGTGGGCAAGGCGCCGAACTTCGTGCCAATCCAAATTGATGCCGAGAGCGGTAGCGGGACAGCCAGCGAGCCCGAGCGTATTTCGCGGCTACAGACGAAGCCTTTGGAGATCGCCGCGCCGCCGGCCAAGGTTTGCGGGGTTGTCGAGATCGAGGTGAACGGGGCGCGCATCCGGGTCGAGCCGGGCGTGGAGCTGGCGACGCTGTCGACCGTGCTGGCGGCGCTTCGGGGCGTCCGGTGA
- a CDS encoding gamma-glutamyl-gamma-aminobutyrate hydrolase family protein (Members of this family of hydrolases with an active site Cys residue belong to MEROPS family C26.) produces MVGITSNRLLVDGVHRDWLRRKYVQALHRHAGVACVILPTADAEDAREEVAPAIMRRLDGLVLTGDESNIDPAVLRAPASLTEADRQDVEVGILDRPRDRLSALTIESAIALGMPILGICRGLQELNVYFGGTLRSSLADWRPESGAMHAEKPDRPRDRQYDAAHSVRISSDGALFPIARTIEAQVNSLHNQGIEALAPALRREARAPDGLVEAASVIGAPTLQIGVQWHPEWHVSTDLLSKQLFKAFGEACVGYYRTKKS; encoded by the coding sequence GTGGTCGGCATCACTTCGAACCGTCTTTTGGTCGATGGTGTGCATCGCGACTGGTTGCGGCGCAAGTACGTGCAGGCACTCCATCGTCATGCGGGAGTGGCTTGCGTCATATTGCCGACGGCCGACGCCGAAGATGCGAGGGAGGAGGTCGCCCCGGCGATCATGCGCCGGCTCGACGGCTTGGTGTTGACAGGTGATGAATCGAACATCGATCCCGCCGTCCTGAGAGCGCCTGCGTCCTTGACGGAGGCTGACCGGCAGGACGTTGAGGTTGGGATCCTTGACCGTCCGCGGGACAGGCTCTCTGCCCTAACTATAGAGAGCGCCATCGCGCTCGGAATGCCTATTCTGGGCATCTGCCGTGGCCTTCAGGAACTCAACGTCTATTTCGGCGGCACGCTCCGCTCATCGCTTGCGGACTGGAGGCCGGAAAGTGGCGCGATGCATGCCGAGAAGCCAGATCGTCCAAGAGACCGTCAGTACGACGCCGCGCACAGCGTCAGGATATCTTCCGATGGCGCGCTCTTTCCAATCGCGCGGACGATCGAAGCACAAGTCAACTCGCTGCACAATCAAGGCATCGAGGCGCTTGCCCCGGCGCTGAGGCGGGAGGCGCGGGCGCCTGACGGTTTGGTCGAGGCGGCTTCGGTCATTGGCGCCCCGACGCTGCAAATCGGTGTGCAATGGCACCCCGAATGGCACGTCTCAACCGATCTCCTCAGCAAGCAACTGTTCAAGGCATTTGGAGAGGCGTGTGTTGGGTACTACCGAACTAAGAAGAGCTAG
- a CDS encoding IS66 family transposase produces the protein MAIRPDALPTDPSALTEMVLALDAENEKLRVAMQTLKEMIFGKRSERLAVLVDEQLALELGDLEADARLCAPANDDVAVAKPSGKPRKKARRNIGALPKHLPRCEQVLEPEATACPCCQGQLHKIGEDVSEVLDVIPAILRVLRTIRPKYGCRSCTDGVVQVKALPRLIESGMASTALVSHVVVSKFAWYLPLYRQVQILAGQGVHLDRATLAGWVKRAAWWLKSLYELQLRAIQAAPRLFCDETPMPVLDPGRHRTRICQFWAHAMDDRPWGGPSPPAVAYVFADGRGTEEIAGQLTGFSGILQVDGYAAYKALARGHGGAIQLAFCLAHARRKFVEVYKTTQSPFAREVIERLQAVYAIEAEIRGSSAEQRLAARRSRSAALMAALRARLTEIVGQLFSQSKLAEAINYALNHWDGLTLFLRDGRVEVDSNTVERSIRPIAMGRRNSLFSGSEGGAESWAILASLVNTAKLHELDPQGYLTDVLERIVSGRTKSHQLHELLAWNWKAARQRTAQAAA, from the coding sequence ATGGCGATTCGTCCCGACGCTCTCCCGACCGATCCGTCAGCTCTGACCGAGATGGTGCTCGCGCTTGACGCCGAGAACGAGAAGCTGCGCGTAGCAATGCAGACGCTCAAGGAGATGATCTTCGGGAAGCGCTCGGAGCGGCTTGCGGTGCTCGTCGACGAACAGCTTGCGCTCGAGCTGGGCGATCTTGAGGCCGACGCGAGGCTGTGTGCGCCCGCCAACGACGATGTGGCTGTGGCGAAGCCATCCGGCAAACCGCGCAAGAAGGCGCGCCGCAACATCGGCGCGCTGCCCAAGCACCTGCCGCGCTGTGAGCAGGTGCTGGAGCCGGAGGCGACCGCCTGCCCGTGCTGCCAGGGCCAGCTCCACAAGATCGGCGAGGACGTCAGCGAGGTGCTGGACGTGATCCCGGCGATCCTGCGGGTGCTGCGGACGATCCGTCCCAAATATGGCTGCCGCAGCTGCACCGATGGTGTGGTCCAGGTGAAGGCGTTGCCACGCCTGATCGAGAGCGGCATGGCCTCGACCGCACTCGTGAGCCACGTGGTGGTCTCGAAGTTCGCCTGGTATCTGCCGCTGTACCGACAGGTGCAAATCCTGGCCGGCCAGGGTGTCCATCTCGACCGGGCGACGCTCGCCGGTTGGGTGAAGCGTGCAGCCTGGTGGCTCAAGAGCCTTTATGAGCTCCAGCTGCGCGCGATCCAGGCCGCGCCGCGCCTGTTCTGCGACGAGACGCCGATGCCGGTGCTCGATCCCGGACGACATCGCACCCGCATCTGCCAGTTCTGGGCGCATGCGATGGATGACCGGCCATGGGGCGGCCCCTCGCCGCCGGCGGTCGCCTACGTGTTCGCCGACGGCCGCGGCACGGAGGAGATCGCCGGACAATTGACGGGCTTTTCCGGCATTCTGCAGGTGGACGGATATGCCGCCTACAAGGCGCTCGCCCGCGGTCATGGCGGCGCGATCCAGCTCGCCTTTTGTCTGGCCCATGCCCGGCGCAAATTCGTGGAGGTCTACAAGACGACCCAATCGCCATTCGCTCGCGAGGTGATCGAACGGCTGCAAGCGGTCTATGCGATCGAAGCGGAGATCCGCGGCAGCAGCGCCGAGCAGCGGCTGGCCGCCCGCCGCTCCAGGAGCGCAGCGTTGATGGCGGCGCTCAGGGCGCGGCTGACCGAGATCGTGGGCCAGCTGTTCTCCCAGTCGAAGCTGGCAGAGGCGATCAACTATGCGCTCAATCACTGGGATGGCCTGACGCTGTTTCTCCGCGACGGCCGCGTCGAGGTCGATTCCAATACGGTCGAGCGTTCCATACGCCCGATTGCCATGGGGAGGCGCAACTCGTTGTTCAGCGGCAGCGAGGGCGGCGCCGAGAGCTGGGCGATCCTGGCGTCGCTCGTGAACACGGCAAAGCTCCATGAGCTCGATCCGCAGGGCTATCTGACTGACGTGCTGGAGCGCATCGTCTCCGGACGTACCAAGAGCCATCAGCTGCACGAGCTGCTCGCCTGGAACTGGAAGGCGGCGCGCCAGCGCACCGCACAGGCCGCGGCGTGA